A single region of the Anguilla rostrata isolate EN2019 chromosome 11, ASM1855537v3, whole genome shotgun sequence genome encodes:
- the LOC135234158 gene encoding pleckstrin homology domain-containing family A member 6-like isoform X8 produces the protein MSTKATGKRFVSFASDVNSNNLTMVSDLPPETQVSSQTPRSTRKAATFGKRSNSMRRNPTAEVTKQGWLYKQASNGVKQWNKRWFVLTDRCLFYYKDDKEEAVLGSLPLLGFRIGPVQPSDGISRKYAFKVFSEVDEEDSNSSSAFCLQVEHAGIRTYYFSSEGPEEQEAWLKVMSDAARMTITPAQRNNMENIPPTGLNNATATRRAEPHQRGEGDGRGTELREGKRGVGKAEQEPPASAPASDMDGRSGERGRDRGGAPQPNGWGGYGVYQPQESRDQWEARMQRENAYLHRGFAPAPHPVSDRVVQRQNSMTQLQQWVNQRRGVPAQEDLHSPSQYYAVNRGVPSDCYGVYGGPRYVEDYALYTPGGMRPDSICSVSGGFDRLPPHWTAPEDKRRSLRDGPLYPRVSPWGPPPHPQHPGGYYGQLAQTQRGMQRLSMQPRSRSVPRSPSSSSPQTPYSPIRSPSARFERDRDDMIYTDPSVYGLRRSVSSPKYEFHRDSHSMSSGLYHYNYPGSLHDNMDDMTHLQLQRNLDYLEQQQVAPFHDVYTDLPPALGEIDIDSLLGRLCEQNRLLKEQEVLVQRLRVEKDNLEASLVATHQELEVYRGQPALADKLHLKKETLQNQLINIRGELSQASSALTTTRMEFEVLEDEVNTIHGDLWEQLNAGGQNEVVHRHFQKEFWKIQDVLEGLHKNNPSRGTDTATHRVASLASGSFSTNSPASPLSSTSLTSPLSPFSPVSGSHDSPPKQVGMEDISPPRPPLPKSYLPLESPPPFPLSTSHMSLDRSSWLCRMEEDYEEEEEARRRQYKYTVHSDTSSGGRTNSSDQQKPEDDRHASTNKVGIVPPRTKSPTGEETKSIPPSQQGDSALANGHISRGRPKSAVFSAEVKSKMSVEEQNARIRRNQSNSVRDKRRSLNTSGSQQGDAFRPSYRVVRRRLTSHEVDIKDLEEAVRGQGMESPREEIARLRRLQIKPEHSKSKVKNELPSTDKVLIQERYVEEEPDTPLSPEEVLEKQKKVERIKTLIAKSNLQNMVPLLDGPAERQGDPDQQLQEQEKRIEISCALAAEASRRSRLLSVSHQPSSSSYFILAQSAPSTPTAVTNLTPSPSAELSDSSHFIKV, from the exons ATGAGCACTAAAGCCACTGGGAAAAGATTTGTGAGCTTTGCCAGCGACGTCAACTCTAACAACCTCACCATGGTGTCTGACCTGCCTCCAGAGACTCAAGTCAGCAGCCAG ACCCCTCGTTCGACCAGAAAGGCTGCCACCTTCGGGAAACGGTCCAACTCCATGCGCAGAAACCCCACAGCTGAGGTCACCAAGCAAGGCTGGCTCTACAAACAG GCCAGCAATGGAGTCAAGCAGTGGAACAAGCGCTGGTTTGTACTGACCGACCGCTGCCTCTTCTACTACAAAG aCGATAAAGAGGAGGCGGTCCTTGGGAGCCTGCCTCTCCTTGGTTTTCGGATTGGACCAGTGCAGCCCTCAGACGGCATCAGCCGCAAGTACGCCTTTAAG gtaTTCAGTGAAGTGGACGAGGAGGACAGTAACAGTAGTTCAGCATTCTGCCTGCAGGTGGAGCACGCTGGGATCCGTACATACTACTTCAGTTCTGAGGGTccagaggagcaggaggcctGGCTGAAGGTTATGAGTGACGCAGCCCGCATGACCATCACACCAGCTCAGAG GAACAATATGGAGAACATCCCACCAACAGGACTGAACAATGCCACAGCCACCAGGAGAGCAGAACCACATCAGCGGGGGGAGGGTGACGGGCGGGGAACGGAGCTCCGGGAGGGCAAGAGGGGCGTCGGCAAGGCGGAGCAGGAACCACCTGCGTCGGCCCCAGCCTCGGACATGGATGGGCGgagtggggagaggggcagggataGAGGCGGTGCTCCCCAGCCCAACGGATGGGGTGGCTACGGCGTCTACCAGCCCCAAGAGTCACGGGACCAGTGGGAGGCCCGGATGCAGCGTGAAAATGCGTACCTGCACAGGGGGTTCGCTCCTGCACCCCACCCAGTCTCTGACAGGGTGGTGCAGAGGCAGAACTCCATGACACAGCTCCAGCAGTGGGTCAACCAGCGAAGGGGCGTGCCCGCACAAGAGGACCTGCATAG cccCTCTCAGTACTATGCAGTAAATCGGGGAGTCCCCTCAGACTGCTATGGCGTTTATGGGGGTCCCCGCTACGTTGAAGATTATGCCCTATACACCCCGGGCGGCATGCGCCCCGACAGCATCTGCTCTGTTTCGGGGGGGTTTGACCGCCTCCCTCCCCACTGGACCGCGCCGGAAGACAAGCGGCGGTCTCTGCGGGATGGGCCCCTGTACCCCCGGGTGTCCCCGTGgggccccccgccccacccccagcaccccgGGGGGTACTATGGCCAgctggcacagacacagagaggcatGCAGCGGTTGAGCATGCAGCCTCGCTCGCGCTCCGTACCCCgatccccctcctcttcctccccccagACACCCTACTCCCCCATACGCTCCCCCAGCGCACGCTTCGAACGCGACCGCGACGACATGATCTACACTGACCCCTCTGTCTACGGCCTCAGGAGGTCTGTCAGCTCACCCAAG taTGAATTTCATCGAGACAGCCATTCTATGAGCTCCGGACTGTACCATTATAACTACCCAGGCTCCCTCCATGACAACATG GATGACATGACACACCTGCAGCTACAGAGAAACCTGGACTACCTGGAGCAACAG CAGGTGGCACCATTCCATGATGTCTACACAGACCTTCCCCCTGCGTTGGGTGAGATAGATATCGAT AGCCTCTTGGGTCGCCTCTGTGAGCAGAACCGTCTCCTGAAGGAGCAGGAGGTTCTGGTCCAGCGGCTGCGAGTTGAAAAG GACAACCTGGAAGCCAGTCTGGTGGCCACCCACCAGGAGCTGGAGGTGTACCGTGGGCAGCCGGCGCTGGCCGATAAGCTCCACCTGAAGAAGGAGACCCTGCAGAACCAGCTCATCAATATCCGAGGGGAGCTCTCTCAGGCTTCCAGT GCTTTGACTACCACAAGGATGGAGTTTGAAGTGCTGGAGGACGAGGTGAACACCATCCACGGTGACCTCTGGGAGCAGCTAAACGCTGGCGGGCAG AACGAGGTGGTCCACAGACACTTCCAGAAGGAGTTCTGGAAAATTCAGGATGTGCTGGAGGGCCTACACAAGAACAATCCATCCAGAGGCActgacacagccacacacagag TGGCCAGCTTGGCTTCAGGTTCCTTCAGCACAAACAGTCCTGCCAGCCCCCTCAGCTCTACCAGCCTCACCAGTCCTCTCAGCCCCTTCTCGCCAGTCTCTGGGTCACATGACTCGCCCCCCAAGCAGGTGGGCATGGAG GATATCAGTCCCCCACGGCCCCCACTTCCCAAATCCTACCTCCCACTGgagtcccctccccccttccctctatCCACCTCTCACATGAGCTTGGACAGGAGCTCCTGGCTCTGTCGCATGGAGGAAGActatgaggaagaggaagaggcccGGCGCAGACAG TATAAATACACTGTCCACTCTGATACCTCTTCGGGGGGTAGGACCAATAGCAGTGACCAGCAGAAGCCAGAGGATGACAGGCATGCCAGCACTAATAAAG TTGGCATTGTTCCACCCAGAACAAAGTCTCCCACAGGAGAGGAGACAAAGTCCATCCCTCCCTCACAGCAAGGGGACAGCGCATTGGCCAACGGACACATTTCCAGG GGCCGCCCAAAGAGTGCTGTGTTCTCCGCGGAGGTTAAGTCCAAGATGAGCGTGGAGGAGCAGAATGCGAGGATCCGCCGGAATCAGAGCAACTCTGTGCGGGACAAGAGGCGGAGCCTCAACACATCTGGCAGCCAGCAAGGCGACGCCTTCAGGCCCAGCTACAGGGTg GTGCGGCGGAGGCTGACGTCCCATGAGGTGGATATCAAAGACCTGGAGGAGGCGGTACGGGGGCAGGGGATGGAGTCCCCTCGAGAGGAGATCGCCCGGCTGCGGAGGCTGCAGATCAAACCTGAGCACTCCAAATCCAAAGTCAAGAATGAG CTGCCAAGCACAGACAAGGTTCTGATCCAGGAGAGGTATGTGGAGGAGGAGCCAGATACACCACTTAGCCCAGAGGAGGTTCTGGAGAAGCAGAAAAAAGTGGAGAGAATCAAGACCCTGATCGCCAAATCAAA TCTGCAGAACATGGTTCCCTTGCTAGACGGACCTGCGGAGCGGCAGGGAGACCCAGATCAGCAGCTACAGGAGCAGGAGAAAAGGATCGAGATCTCCTGCGCACTGGCAGCTGAGGCCTCCCGGCGCAGCCGCCTGCTGTCAG tttctcatCAACCCTCATCATCATCCTATTTCATTCTAGCTCAGTCCgcccccagcacccccaccgCCGTGACCAACCTGACCCCTTCCCCTTCCGCAGAACTTTCTGACTCCTCCCACTTCATCAAGGTCTGA
- the LOC135234158 gene encoding pleckstrin homology domain-containing family A member 6-like isoform X5, with the protein MLKFRADRRVSQNDHNGTNGHPVIRNHLVEIKRTQTHLPSSSPDMSTKATGKRFVSFASDVNSNNLTMVSDLPPETQVSSQTPRSTRKAATFGKRSNSMRRNPTAEVTKQGWLYKQASNGVKQWNKRWFVLTDRCLFYYKDDKEEAVLGSLPLLGFRIGPVQPSDGISRKYAFKVFSEVDEEDSNSSSAFCLQVEHAGIRTYYFSSEGPEEQEAWLKVMSDAARMTITPAQRNNMENIPPTGLNNATATRRAEPHQRGEGDGRGTELREGKRGVGKAEQEPPASAPASDMDGRSGERGRDRGGAPQPNGWGGYGVYQPQESRDQWEARMQRENAYLHRGFAPAPHPVSDRVVQRQNSMTQLQQWVNQRRGVPAQEDLHSPSQYYAVNRGVPSDCYGVYGGPRYVEDYALYTPGGMRPDSICSVSGGFDRLPPHWTAPEDKRRSLRDGPLYPRVSPWGPPPHPQHPGGYYGQLAQTQRGMQRLSMQPRSRSVPRSPSSSSPQTPYSPIRSPSARFERDRDDMIYTDPSVYGLRRSVSSPKYEFHRDSHSMSSGLYHYNYPGSLHDNMDDMTHLQLQRNLDYLEQQVAPFHDVYTDLPPALGEIDIDSLLGRLCEQNRLLKEQEVLVQRLRVEKDNLEASLVATHQELEVYRGQPALADKLHLKKETLQNQLINIRGELSQASSALTTTRMEFEVLEDEVNTIHGDLWEQLNAGGQNEVVHRHFQKEFWKIQDVLEGLHKNNPSRGTDTATHRVASLASGSFSTNSPASPLSSTSLTSPLSPFSPVSGSHDSPPKQVGMEDISPPRPPLPKSYLPLESPPPFPLSTSHMSLDRSSWLCRMEEDYEEEEEARRRQYKYTVHSDTSSGGRTNSSDQQKPEDDRHASTNKVGIVPPRTKSPTGEETKSIPPSQQGDSALANGHISRGRPKSAVFSAEVKSKMSVEEQNARIRRNQSNSVRDKRRSLNTSGSQQGDAFRPSYRVVRRRLTSHEVDIKDLEEAVRGQGMESPREEIARLRRLQIKPEHSKSKVKNELPSTDKVLIQERYVEEEPDTPLSPEEVLEKQKKVERIKTLIAKSNLQNMVPLLDGPAERQGDPDQQLQEQEKRIEISCALAAEASRRSRLLSAQSAPSTPTAVTNLTPSPSAELSDSSHFIKV; encoded by the exons TCAAAATGACCACAATGGAACAAATGGGCACCCAGTGATCCGGAATCACCTGGTGGAGATCAAAAGAACGCAGACACATTTGCC GAGCTCCAGTCCGGACATGAGCACTAAAGCCACTGGGAAAAGATTTGTGAGCTTTGCCAGCGACGTCAACTCTAACAACCTCACCATGGTGTCTGACCTGCCTCCAGAGACTCAAGTCAGCAGCCAG ACCCCTCGTTCGACCAGAAAGGCTGCCACCTTCGGGAAACGGTCCAACTCCATGCGCAGAAACCCCACAGCTGAGGTCACCAAGCAAGGCTGGCTCTACAAACAG GCCAGCAATGGAGTCAAGCAGTGGAACAAGCGCTGGTTTGTACTGACCGACCGCTGCCTCTTCTACTACAAAG aCGATAAAGAGGAGGCGGTCCTTGGGAGCCTGCCTCTCCTTGGTTTTCGGATTGGACCAGTGCAGCCCTCAGACGGCATCAGCCGCAAGTACGCCTTTAAG gtaTTCAGTGAAGTGGACGAGGAGGACAGTAACAGTAGTTCAGCATTCTGCCTGCAGGTGGAGCACGCTGGGATCCGTACATACTACTTCAGTTCTGAGGGTccagaggagcaggaggcctGGCTGAAGGTTATGAGTGACGCAGCCCGCATGACCATCACACCAGCTCAGAG GAACAATATGGAGAACATCCCACCAACAGGACTGAACAATGCCACAGCCACCAGGAGAGCAGAACCACATCAGCGGGGGGAGGGTGACGGGCGGGGAACGGAGCTCCGGGAGGGCAAGAGGGGCGTCGGCAAGGCGGAGCAGGAACCACCTGCGTCGGCCCCAGCCTCGGACATGGATGGGCGgagtggggagaggggcagggataGAGGCGGTGCTCCCCAGCCCAACGGATGGGGTGGCTACGGCGTCTACCAGCCCCAAGAGTCACGGGACCAGTGGGAGGCCCGGATGCAGCGTGAAAATGCGTACCTGCACAGGGGGTTCGCTCCTGCACCCCACCCAGTCTCTGACAGGGTGGTGCAGAGGCAGAACTCCATGACACAGCTCCAGCAGTGGGTCAACCAGCGAAGGGGCGTGCCCGCACAAGAGGACCTGCATAG cccCTCTCAGTACTATGCAGTAAATCGGGGAGTCCCCTCAGACTGCTATGGCGTTTATGGGGGTCCCCGCTACGTTGAAGATTATGCCCTATACACCCCGGGCGGCATGCGCCCCGACAGCATCTGCTCTGTTTCGGGGGGGTTTGACCGCCTCCCTCCCCACTGGACCGCGCCGGAAGACAAGCGGCGGTCTCTGCGGGATGGGCCCCTGTACCCCCGGGTGTCCCCGTGgggccccccgccccacccccagcaccccgGGGGGTACTATGGCCAgctggcacagacacagagaggcatGCAGCGGTTGAGCATGCAGCCTCGCTCGCGCTCCGTACCCCgatccccctcctcttcctccccccagACACCCTACTCCCCCATACGCTCCCCCAGCGCACGCTTCGAACGCGACCGCGACGACATGATCTACACTGACCCCTCTGTCTACGGCCTCAGGAGGTCTGTCAGCTCACCCAAG taTGAATTTCATCGAGACAGCCATTCTATGAGCTCCGGACTGTACCATTATAACTACCCAGGCTCCCTCCATGACAACATG GATGACATGACACACCTGCAGCTACAGAGAAACCTGGACTACCTGGAGCAACAG GTGGCACCATTCCATGATGTCTACACAGACCTTCCCCCTGCGTTGGGTGAGATAGATATCGAT AGCCTCTTGGGTCGCCTCTGTGAGCAGAACCGTCTCCTGAAGGAGCAGGAGGTTCTGGTCCAGCGGCTGCGAGTTGAAAAG GACAACCTGGAAGCCAGTCTGGTGGCCACCCACCAGGAGCTGGAGGTGTACCGTGGGCAGCCGGCGCTGGCCGATAAGCTCCACCTGAAGAAGGAGACCCTGCAGAACCAGCTCATCAATATCCGAGGGGAGCTCTCTCAGGCTTCCAGT GCTTTGACTACCACAAGGATGGAGTTTGAAGTGCTGGAGGACGAGGTGAACACCATCCACGGTGACCTCTGGGAGCAGCTAAACGCTGGCGGGCAG AACGAGGTGGTCCACAGACACTTCCAGAAGGAGTTCTGGAAAATTCAGGATGTGCTGGAGGGCCTACACAAGAACAATCCATCCAGAGGCActgacacagccacacacagag TGGCCAGCTTGGCTTCAGGTTCCTTCAGCACAAACAGTCCTGCCAGCCCCCTCAGCTCTACCAGCCTCACCAGTCCTCTCAGCCCCTTCTCGCCAGTCTCTGGGTCACATGACTCGCCCCCCAAGCAGGTGGGCATGGAG GATATCAGTCCCCCACGGCCCCCACTTCCCAAATCCTACCTCCCACTGgagtcccctccccccttccctctatCCACCTCTCACATGAGCTTGGACAGGAGCTCCTGGCTCTGTCGCATGGAGGAAGActatgaggaagaggaagaggcccGGCGCAGACAG TATAAATACACTGTCCACTCTGATACCTCTTCGGGGGGTAGGACCAATAGCAGTGACCAGCAGAAGCCAGAGGATGACAGGCATGCCAGCACTAATAAAG TTGGCATTGTTCCACCCAGAACAAAGTCTCCCACAGGAGAGGAGACAAAGTCCATCCCTCCCTCACAGCAAGGGGACAGCGCATTGGCCAACGGACACATTTCCAGG GGCCGCCCAAAGAGTGCTGTGTTCTCCGCGGAGGTTAAGTCCAAGATGAGCGTGGAGGAGCAGAATGCGAGGATCCGCCGGAATCAGAGCAACTCTGTGCGGGACAAGAGGCGGAGCCTCAACACATCTGGCAGCCAGCAAGGCGACGCCTTCAGGCCCAGCTACAGGGTg GTGCGGCGGAGGCTGACGTCCCATGAGGTGGATATCAAAGACCTGGAGGAGGCGGTACGGGGGCAGGGGATGGAGTCCCCTCGAGAGGAGATCGCCCGGCTGCGGAGGCTGCAGATCAAACCTGAGCACTCCAAATCCAAAGTCAAGAATGAG CTGCCAAGCACAGACAAGGTTCTGATCCAGGAGAGGTATGTGGAGGAGGAGCCAGATACACCACTTAGCCCAGAGGAGGTTCTGGAGAAGCAGAAAAAAGTGGAGAGAATCAAGACCCTGATCGCCAAATCAAA TCTGCAGAACATGGTTCCCTTGCTAGACGGACCTGCGGAGCGGCAGGGAGACCCAGATCAGCAGCTACAGGAGCAGGAGAAAAGGATCGAGATCTCCTGCGCACTGGCAGCTGAGGCCTCCCGGCGCAGCCGCCTGCTGTCAG CTCAGTCCgcccccagcacccccaccgCCGTGACCAACCTGACCCCTTCCCCTTCCGCAGAACTTTCTGACTCCTCCCACTTCATCAAGGTCTGA
- the LOC135234158 gene encoding pleckstrin homology domain-containing family A member 6-like isoform X1 has translation MLKFRADRRVSQNDHNGTNGHPVIRNHLVEIKRTQTHLPSSSPDMSTKATGKRFVSFASDVNSNNLTMVSDLPPETQVSSQTPRSTRKAATFGKRSNSMRRNPTAEVTKQGWLYKQASNGVKQWNKRWFVLTDRCLFYYKDDKEEAVLGSLPLLGFRIGPVQPSDGISRKYAFKVFSEVDEEDSNSSSAFCLQVEHAGIRTYYFSSEGPEEQEAWLKVMSDAARMTITPAQRNNMENIPPTGLNNATATRRAEPHQRGEGDGRGTELREGKRGVGKAEQEPPASAPASDMDGRSGERGRDRGGAPQPNGWGGYGVYQPQESRDQWEARMQRENAYLHRGFAPAPHPVSDRVVQRQNSMTQLQQWVNQRRGVPAQEDLHSPSQYYAVNRGVPSDCYGVYGGPRYVEDYALYTPGGMRPDSICSVSGGFDRLPPHWTAPEDKRRSLRDGPLYPRVSPWGPPPHPQHPGGYYGQLAQTQRGMQRLSMQPRSRSVPRSPSSSSPQTPYSPIRSPSARFERDRDDMIYTDPSVYGLRRSVSSPKYEFHRDSHSMSSGLYHYNYPGSLHDNMDDMTHLQLQRNLDYLEQQQVAPFHDVYTDLPPALGEIDIDSLLGRLCEQNRLLKEQEVLVQRLRVEKDNLEASLVATHQELEVYRGQPALADKLHLKKETLQNQLINIRGELSQASSALTTTRMEFEVLEDEVNTIHGDLWEQLNAGGQNEVVHRHFQKEFWKIQDVLEGLHKNNPSRGTDTATHRVASLASGSFSTNSPASPLSSTSLTSPLSPFSPVSGSHDSPPKQVGMEDISPPRPPLPKSYLPLESPPPFPLSTSHMSLDRSSWLCRMEEDYEEEEEARRRQYKYTVHSDTSSGGRTNSSDQQKPEDDRHASTNKVGIVPPRTKSPTGEETKSIPPSQQGDSALANGHISRGRPKSAVFSAEVKSKMSVEEQNARIRRNQSNSVRDKRRSLNTSGSQQGDAFRPSYRVVRRRLTSHEVDIKDLEEAVRGQGMESPREEIARLRRLQIKPEHSKSKVKNELPSTDKVLIQERYVEEEPDTPLSPEEVLEKQKKVERIKTLIAKSNLQNMVPLLDGPAERQGDPDQQLQEQEKRIEISCALAAEASRRSRLLSVSHQPSSSSYFILAQSAPSTPTAVTNLTPSPSAELSDSSHFIKV, from the exons TCAAAATGACCACAATGGAACAAATGGGCACCCAGTGATCCGGAATCACCTGGTGGAGATCAAAAGAACGCAGACACATTTGCC GAGCTCCAGTCCGGACATGAGCACTAAAGCCACTGGGAAAAGATTTGTGAGCTTTGCCAGCGACGTCAACTCTAACAACCTCACCATGGTGTCTGACCTGCCTCCAGAGACTCAAGTCAGCAGCCAG ACCCCTCGTTCGACCAGAAAGGCTGCCACCTTCGGGAAACGGTCCAACTCCATGCGCAGAAACCCCACAGCTGAGGTCACCAAGCAAGGCTGGCTCTACAAACAG GCCAGCAATGGAGTCAAGCAGTGGAACAAGCGCTGGTTTGTACTGACCGACCGCTGCCTCTTCTACTACAAAG aCGATAAAGAGGAGGCGGTCCTTGGGAGCCTGCCTCTCCTTGGTTTTCGGATTGGACCAGTGCAGCCCTCAGACGGCATCAGCCGCAAGTACGCCTTTAAG gtaTTCAGTGAAGTGGACGAGGAGGACAGTAACAGTAGTTCAGCATTCTGCCTGCAGGTGGAGCACGCTGGGATCCGTACATACTACTTCAGTTCTGAGGGTccagaggagcaggaggcctGGCTGAAGGTTATGAGTGACGCAGCCCGCATGACCATCACACCAGCTCAGAG GAACAATATGGAGAACATCCCACCAACAGGACTGAACAATGCCACAGCCACCAGGAGAGCAGAACCACATCAGCGGGGGGAGGGTGACGGGCGGGGAACGGAGCTCCGGGAGGGCAAGAGGGGCGTCGGCAAGGCGGAGCAGGAACCACCTGCGTCGGCCCCAGCCTCGGACATGGATGGGCGgagtggggagaggggcagggataGAGGCGGTGCTCCCCAGCCCAACGGATGGGGTGGCTACGGCGTCTACCAGCCCCAAGAGTCACGGGACCAGTGGGAGGCCCGGATGCAGCGTGAAAATGCGTACCTGCACAGGGGGTTCGCTCCTGCACCCCACCCAGTCTCTGACAGGGTGGTGCAGAGGCAGAACTCCATGACACAGCTCCAGCAGTGGGTCAACCAGCGAAGGGGCGTGCCCGCACAAGAGGACCTGCATAG cccCTCTCAGTACTATGCAGTAAATCGGGGAGTCCCCTCAGACTGCTATGGCGTTTATGGGGGTCCCCGCTACGTTGAAGATTATGCCCTATACACCCCGGGCGGCATGCGCCCCGACAGCATCTGCTCTGTTTCGGGGGGGTTTGACCGCCTCCCTCCCCACTGGACCGCGCCGGAAGACAAGCGGCGGTCTCTGCGGGATGGGCCCCTGTACCCCCGGGTGTCCCCGTGgggccccccgccccacccccagcaccccgGGGGGTACTATGGCCAgctggcacagacacagagaggcatGCAGCGGTTGAGCATGCAGCCTCGCTCGCGCTCCGTACCCCgatccccctcctcttcctccccccagACACCCTACTCCCCCATACGCTCCCCCAGCGCACGCTTCGAACGCGACCGCGACGACATGATCTACACTGACCCCTCTGTCTACGGCCTCAGGAGGTCTGTCAGCTCACCCAAG taTGAATTTCATCGAGACAGCCATTCTATGAGCTCCGGACTGTACCATTATAACTACCCAGGCTCCCTCCATGACAACATG GATGACATGACACACCTGCAGCTACAGAGAAACCTGGACTACCTGGAGCAACAG CAGGTGGCACCATTCCATGATGTCTACACAGACCTTCCCCCTGCGTTGGGTGAGATAGATATCGAT AGCCTCTTGGGTCGCCTCTGTGAGCAGAACCGTCTCCTGAAGGAGCAGGAGGTTCTGGTCCAGCGGCTGCGAGTTGAAAAG GACAACCTGGAAGCCAGTCTGGTGGCCACCCACCAGGAGCTGGAGGTGTACCGTGGGCAGCCGGCGCTGGCCGATAAGCTCCACCTGAAGAAGGAGACCCTGCAGAACCAGCTCATCAATATCCGAGGGGAGCTCTCTCAGGCTTCCAGT GCTTTGACTACCACAAGGATGGAGTTTGAAGTGCTGGAGGACGAGGTGAACACCATCCACGGTGACCTCTGGGAGCAGCTAAACGCTGGCGGGCAG AACGAGGTGGTCCACAGACACTTCCAGAAGGAGTTCTGGAAAATTCAGGATGTGCTGGAGGGCCTACACAAGAACAATCCATCCAGAGGCActgacacagccacacacagag TGGCCAGCTTGGCTTCAGGTTCCTTCAGCACAAACAGTCCTGCCAGCCCCCTCAGCTCTACCAGCCTCACCAGTCCTCTCAGCCCCTTCTCGCCAGTCTCTGGGTCACATGACTCGCCCCCCAAGCAGGTGGGCATGGAG GATATCAGTCCCCCACGGCCCCCACTTCCCAAATCCTACCTCCCACTGgagtcccctccccccttccctctatCCACCTCTCACATGAGCTTGGACAGGAGCTCCTGGCTCTGTCGCATGGAGGAAGActatgaggaagaggaagaggcccGGCGCAGACAG TATAAATACACTGTCCACTCTGATACCTCTTCGGGGGGTAGGACCAATAGCAGTGACCAGCAGAAGCCAGAGGATGACAGGCATGCCAGCACTAATAAAG TTGGCATTGTTCCACCCAGAACAAAGTCTCCCACAGGAGAGGAGACAAAGTCCATCCCTCCCTCACAGCAAGGGGACAGCGCATTGGCCAACGGACACATTTCCAGG GGCCGCCCAAAGAGTGCTGTGTTCTCCGCGGAGGTTAAGTCCAAGATGAGCGTGGAGGAGCAGAATGCGAGGATCCGCCGGAATCAGAGCAACTCTGTGCGGGACAAGAGGCGGAGCCTCAACACATCTGGCAGCCAGCAAGGCGACGCCTTCAGGCCCAGCTACAGGGTg GTGCGGCGGAGGCTGACGTCCCATGAGGTGGATATCAAAGACCTGGAGGAGGCGGTACGGGGGCAGGGGATGGAGTCCCCTCGAGAGGAGATCGCCCGGCTGCGGAGGCTGCAGATCAAACCTGAGCACTCCAAATCCAAAGTCAAGAATGAG CTGCCAAGCACAGACAAGGTTCTGATCCAGGAGAGGTATGTGGAGGAGGAGCCAGATACACCACTTAGCCCAGAGGAGGTTCTGGAGAAGCAGAAAAAAGTGGAGAGAATCAAGACCCTGATCGCCAAATCAAA TCTGCAGAACATGGTTCCCTTGCTAGACGGACCTGCGGAGCGGCAGGGAGACCCAGATCAGCAGCTACAGGAGCAGGAGAAAAGGATCGAGATCTCCTGCGCACTGGCAGCTGAGGCCTCCCGGCGCAGCCGCCTGCTGTCAG tttctcatCAACCCTCATCATCATCCTATTTCATTCTAGCTCAGTCCgcccccagcacccccaccgCCGTGACCAACCTGACCCCTTCCCCTTCCGCAGAACTTTCTGACTCCTCCCACTTCATCAAGGTCTGA